Below is a genomic region from Streptomyces ferrugineus.
CGGGGTTCCATCACGCGCCGACCCGTTACCCCACCCTGGGATTCTCGCCCCCGCCGCCCCTACCCGTCCCATCCCCAGGGGCGCTGCCCCTTCGACCCCCACTGGGGCTGCCGCCCCAGACCCCGCTCCGGCCCTGAAGGGGCCTTGTCCTCAAACGCCGGACGGGCTGGATGGCGCGGGCTGGCGTTGGAAGGTGGCGGCCAGTGGGTGGGGGGATGGTGAGAGTCCGTCCTTGGGCGCGGGACGGGCTGGATTGTGCCGGTCGGCGGTTCGACAATCGGGGGGTGTTGGGGCGGGTGGGGTGCGTGGGGGCTACAGGAACGCCAGGTGGACGATGCCGAACGCCCCGGCTGCCACCGCCGCCGCTGCCGGCATGGTGATGAACCAGCCCAGGACGATGTTCTTGGCCACGCCCCATCGGACGGCGTTCACGCGCTTCGTTGCGCCGACGCCCATGATGGCCGAGGTGATGACGTGGGTCGTGGAGATGGGGGCCTTGAAGAGGAAGGCCGTGGTGAACATGATCGACGCGCCGGTGGTCTCGGCGGCGAAGCCCTGGGGCGGGTCCAGTTCGATGATCTTGCGGCCGAGGGTGCGCATGATGCGCCAGCCGCCGGCGTAGGTGCCGAGCGAGAGCATCACGGCGCACGCGATCTTCACCCAGACCGGGATCGGGTCGCCGTAGTCCTCGACGTCGGCGATGACCAGCGCCATCACCACGATGCCCATCGTCTTCTGGGCGTCCTGGAGGCCGTGGCCGAGGGCCATGCCGGCGGCCGAGACGGTCTGCGCGATGCGGAAACCCCGCTTCGCCTTGTGCGGGTTCGCGCGGCGGAAGATCCACATGATCGCCGCCATCACCAGGTAGCCCACGCCCAGGCCCACGATCGGGGACACGAACATCGGGATGACGATCTTCTCCAGTACGCCGTCCCAGTAGACCGTCGTTCCGCCTGCCAGCGCCGCTCCCACCATGCCGCCGAACAGCGCGTGGGAGGACGACGACGGGAGGCCGAAGTACCACGTGATCAGGTTCCAGGTGATCGCGCCGACGAGGGCCGCGAAGAGAATGCCCATTCCCTTCGAGCCCTCGGGTGTCTGGATCAGGCCCTCGCTGACGGTCTTGGCGACACCGGAGCCGAGGAAGGCGCCGCCCAGATTCATCACCGCGGCCATCAGCAGCGCGGCCCGTGGGGTCAGCGCCCGCGTCGAGACGGACGTGGCGATGGCGTTCGCCGAATCGTGGAAGCCGTTGGTGTACGTGAAGAAGAGCGCGACCGCAATGGTCACGACCAGCGCGAAGGTGTCCATGGACGGGCCTCAGGACTCCTTGACGGCGATGGTCTCCACCGTGTTCGCCACGTGCTCGAAGGCGTCCGCCGCTTCCTCCAGCACATCCACGATCTGCTTGAGCTTGAGGACCTCGATCGCGTCGTACTTGCCGTTGAAGAGATGAGCGAGAAGCTTGCGGTGTATCTGGTCGGCCTGGTTCTCGAGGCGGTTGACCTCGATCCAGTACTCGGTGAGGTTGTCCATCGTGCGCAGGTTCGGCATCGCCTCGGCCGTCAGCTCGGCCGCCCGCGCCAGCACCTCGATCTGCTGCTCGACGCCCTTGGGGAGTTCCTCGACGTTGTAGAGGACGACCAGGTCGACGGCCTCCTCCATGAAGTCCATGATGTCGTCGAGGGAGGATGCGAGGGAGTAGATGTCCTCGCGGTCGAACGGCGTGATGAACGAGGAGTTCAGCTGGTGGAAGATCGCATGTGTGGCGTCGTCACCTGCGTGTTCCGCGGCCCGCATACGCTCTGCGATCTCGACCCGGCCGGCGGTGTCCGCCCCGAGCAGTTCCATCAGGAGCTTCGAGCCCGTGACGATGTTGTCCGCGGACGCGGCGAACATGTCGTAGAAGCTCGTCTCCCGGGGGGTCAGACGAAAGCGCACGTGAGGGTCCTCAAGAAGCGTCGGTTCGGTCAGGCTGATGCTAAGTGCATCATCCGGCCACGGCTAATGGGCCGTCCCCCAGTGTCGCCCATGAGGCACAGTGGTCGGCACGGGGGCTGCCCAGTGGTCCAGTCCAGCGGCCGTTCGCGGCATCGGCCACAGGCCCTATACCCAGCAAAGTTCGGTACGATATACCCAGTAGGGGTATGTGAAGCCGTATACGCGGTTTACGTCTGGAGGACGCGATGACGACCACCGAGGCCGGCGCGACGGCGCCCTCCGAGGAGACCGGGACCCAGGCCGTGGTGACGGACCACGACCGGGGCATCCACGGCTACCACAAGCAGAAGGACGAGCATCTGAAGCGGCTGCGCCGGATCGAGGGGCAGATCCGGGGCCTGCAGCGGATGGTCGACGAGGACGTCTACTGCATCGACATACTCACGCAGGTGTCCGCCTCGACCAAGGCCCTGCAGTCTTTCGCCCTCCAACTCCTGGAGGAACACCTGCGTCACTGTGTCGCCGACGCGGCCGTCAAGGGCGGTGCGGAGATCGACGCGAAGGTGGAGGAGGCCACGAAGGCGATCGGCCGCCTCCTGCGGACGTGAGGTCCGCCTCACTCACCGGCGGTGTCCCGCTCCTCCGCGACGCGCAGCACCTCGTCGATGCTTTCCAGACTGAGCCGGTCCTCGCGGGCGGCCGAGGCCGCGATGATCAGCTCTCCGCACAGCTCGATCTCGGCGAGGGCCACGTGGTCCTGAACTGCCGTACCGCCGACCGGAGCCACGTGCATCACCTCTTCTCTGCCGTTACCGACTTCCTAGAGTAGGGAGCGGCCTACGCACCGCGCATGGCACGGACGGGCTAGTTCTTGACGCCCGTCACGCACGCGGACGCCGACCCTCAGTCCTCGGCGATCTTGCCGGCGTAGATGTCGTCGCTGTCGGGCAACCGTACGTCGGCGGGGGCCCCGAAGTCGTACAGCACGGTCGTCGAGGCCACGGCGACGGCGCCGTCCTGCTGTCCGTTGACGAAGCTGAAGCGGTGGCGGACCTTGCGGATCCGGCCGTCCTCGTCGAGGAAGACGTCGAACGGGACCTGGTCCGTGGCGAACCCTTTCGCCGCCGCCGCCAGGGCCTGCGCGTTCCCCCTGGAGGCTTCCTCGGCGGCGATGCCCAGGTCAGCGGTGCCGCGGTAGTGCCGCACCGCCGTGCCGGCGACCTTCTCCTCGCCCACGTACGCCGCCTTCCGCGCCCCGCGCAGCACCTCGGCGGCGGCGAACGGGTCGGTGGCGCCGCCGGTGACGAGGTTCCCGTCGGACAGCGTCTGGGTGTCCACGCGCACCCATTTGTCCTCCGGTACGCCGGCGCCGCGGTTCTTCATGTACAGCGCGCCGGGGGCGAGCAGTTCCATGATCGGCCGCTGTGCGGTGGCGCCCGCGGGATCCTGCGGCAGCAGCACCTTCAGCCGCCCGAGCTGCTTGCGGAAGTTGTACACGCCCTCGCCGCGGATGGTGACGCGGGTGCCGCCGGTGGCCATCTCCATGGAGGTGTGGGCCTTGGAGCTGCGGGCCTCGACGAGGGCGTCCGCCGCTCGCCGTACGACCTGGACGGCCCCCTCGCCGTGCGCGTCCTCGGCCGCGGCGCCCTGCTCCGCGCACCCGCTGCCGGCGAGGCAGGCACACAAGACCCCGGCCGCAACGCCCGCCCCGCGCATCCGCCTGTGCTGCTGCCGCTCCGTCATCGCCTGCCTACCCCCAGCCGGTACGTTTGTCACGGGCCCCCTGTCGTTCCGGTTAACGACGGGTAGGTGCCCCCGTCACGCATGGCGAGGAGTCGCACTTACTTGCCTTGGGTAACGTTGCCGGTGTGGTGCAGCAGGACGGACCGACCTCCCCCGGCAAACAGAGCACCCCCTCGGGCCACCGCACGACGACGGTCGAGAAGGGTGCCTTCTGCACGGCCCACTGCACCTGCGGCTGGCGGGGCCCCGCGAGACGCGCGCGAAGCCTGGCCCGAGACGATGCCGCCGGGCACACGACGGCCTGAGATCCCGGCGAACAAAGACACGGGCCCGCCCCCCGGGAGCCAGGGGGCGGGCCCTTTATCTGCCTCGCGGTGGCACCGCCATGCAGCACCGCGAGGGGTCTGTCAGCCGAAGCGGCCGGAGATGTAGTCCTCCGTGGCCTGGACCGACGGGTTGGAGAAGATGCGCTCCGTGTCGTCGATCTCGATCAGCTTGCCGGGCTGGCCGACGGCCGCCAGGTTGAAGAAGGCCGTGCGGTCCGAGACACGCGCCGCCTGCTGCATGTTGTGCGTCACGATGACGATCGTGAACCGTTCCTTCAGCTCGCCGATCAGGTCCTCGATGGCGAGGGTCGAGATCGGGTCCAGGGCGGAGCACGGCTCGTCCATCAGCAGGACGTTCGGCTCCACCGCGATCGCCCGGGCGATGCACAGACGCTGCTGCTGACCACCCGAGAGACCGGAGCCCGGCTTGTTCAGGCGGTCCTTCACCTCGTTCCAGAGGTTCGCGCCCTTGAGGGACTTCTCGACGATGTCGTCCAGCTGCGACTTCTTGTACGAGCCGTTCAGCTTCAGACCGGCCGCCACATTGTCGTAGACCGACATGGTGGGGAAGGGGTTCGGCCGCTGGAAGACCATGCCGACCTCACGCCGCACCGCCACCGGGTCGATCCCGGTGCCGTACAGGTTCTCGTCGTCGAGCATGACCTTGCCCTCGACCCGCCCGCCCGGCGTGACCTCGTGCATGCGGTTGAGGGTGCGGAGGAACGTGGACTTGCCGCAGCCGGACGGGCCGATGAAGGCCGTCACGGAGCGCGGCTCGACGGTCATCGAGATGTCCTCGATGGCCAGGAAGGAGCCGTAGTAGGCGTTGAGGCCGCTGACATCAATGCGCTTGGCCATGGGAATCACTGCTTCTTTCGGGTCGCTGACTGTTCGTCGATGGCCGCGTCAGCGGCCCGTCTTCGGGGCCTTCCAGCGGGCGATGCCGCGGGCGCCGAGGTTGAGGATCATGATGAAGGCGATGAGCGTCAGTGCCGCCGCCCAGGCGCGGTCGTACGCCGCTCCGGAGCCACCGCTGTTCGCCCACTGGAGGTAGATGTACATCGGCAGCGAGGCCTGCGGGTCGGAGAAGGGGTTGGAGTTGATGAAGTTCGTACCCCAGACCAGCAGCAGCACCGGAGCGGTCTCGCCGGTGATACGGGCGATCGCGAGCATCACACCCGTGGTGATGCCGCCGATCGACGTCGGCACGACCACCTTCAGGATGGTGCGCCACTTCGGCACGCCCAGCGCCAGCGACGCCTCGCGCAGCTCGTTCGGGACGAGCTTGAGCATCTCCTCGGTGGAGCGGACGACCACCGGGATCATCAGGATCGACAGGGCCATCGAGCCGGCGAAGCCGGAGTAGCCCATGCCCAGGATCACGATCCACAGGCTGAGGATGAACAGACCCGCGACGATCGACGGGATACCCGTCATGACGTCGACGAAGAAGGTGACGGCCTTGGCGAGCTTGCCGCGGCCGTACTCGACCAGGTAGATCGCGGTCAGCACACCCACCGGCACGGAGATCAGCGTGGCGAGGCCGACCTGCTCGAGGGTGCCGAGGAGGGCGTGGTAGATGCCGCCGCCCGGCTCGGTGTCGGTGACCACGCCCATCGAGTGGGTGAGGAAGTAGCCGTCGAGGACCTTCACGCCGCGCTTGACGGTCTCCCAGACGAGGGAGGCCAGCGGAATGACGGCGAGCAGGAAGGCGACCCACACCAGGCTGGTGGCCACGCGGTCCTTGGCCTGCCGGCGGCCCTCGACGCGGGCCGAGATGCCGTATGTGCCGAGGACGAACAGCAGCGCGGCGATCAGGGCCCACTGGATGCTGCTGTCCAGCCCGGCCGCGGCGCTGATGCCGAGGCCCAGGGCGACGGAGCCGGCGGCGACCAGGTAGGGGAACCACTTGGGCAGGGTCGCTCCGCGCAGGGAGCTCGGACGCTTGCCGGAGAGGGTTGCGTTGCTCATGCGTTGGCCCCCGAGTACTCCTTGCGGCGGGCGATGATCATGCGGGCCGCGCCGTTGACCAGCAGGGTGATGACGAAGAGCACCAGACCGGAGGCGATCAGCGCGTCCCGGCCCATGGGGGTGGCCTCGTTGAACTTGCTGGCGATGTTCTGGGCGAAGGTGCCGCCGCCCGGGTCGAGCAGGCTGGCGTTGATGTCGAAGCTCGGGGACAGCACCATGGCGACGGCCATGGTCTCGCCGAGCGCGCGGCCGAGGCCGAGCATCGAGGCGGAGATGACGCCGGAGCGGCCGAAGGGCAGCACCGACATGCGGATGACCTCCCAGCGGGTGGCGCCGAGGGCCAGGGCGGCCTCCTCGTGCATCCGCGGAACCTGCCGGAA
It encodes:
- a CDS encoding inorganic phosphate transporter, whose translation is MDTFALVVTIAVALFFTYTNGFHDSANAIATSVSTRALTPRAALLMAAVMNLGGAFLGSGVAKTVSEGLIQTPEGSKGMGILFAALVGAITWNLITWYFGLPSSSSHALFGGMVGAALAGGTTVYWDGVLEKIVIPMFVSPIVGLGVGYLVMAAIMWIFRRANPHKAKRGFRIAQTVSAAGMALGHGLQDAQKTMGIVVMALVIADVEDYGDPIPVWVKIACAVMLSLGTYAGGWRIMRTLGRKIIELDPPQGFAAETTGASIMFTTAFLFKAPISTTHVITSAIMGVGATKRVNAVRWGVAKNIVLGWFITMPAAAAVAAGAFGIVHLAFL
- a CDS encoding DUF47 domain-containing protein, producing MRFRLTPRETSFYDMFAASADNIVTGSKLLMELLGADTAGRVEIAERMRAAEHAGDDATHAIFHQLNSSFITPFDREDIYSLASSLDDIMDFMEEAVDLVVLYNVEELPKGVEQQIEVLARAAELTAEAMPNLRTMDNLTEYWIEVNRLENQADQIHRKLLAHLFNGKYDAIEVLKLKQIVDVLEEAADAFEHVANTVETIAVKES
- a CDS encoding metal-sensitive transcriptional regulator; amino-acid sequence: MTTTEAGATAPSEETGTQAVVTDHDRGIHGYHKQKDEHLKRLRRIEGQIRGLQRMVDEDVYCIDILTQVSASTKALQSFALQLLEEHLRHCVADAAVKGGAEIDAKVEEATKAIGRLLRT
- the pstB gene encoding phosphate ABC transporter ATP-binding protein PstB; its protein translation is MAKRIDVSGLNAYYGSFLAIEDISMTVEPRSVTAFIGPSGCGKSTFLRTLNRMHEVTPGGRVEGKVMLDDENLYGTGIDPVAVRREVGMVFQRPNPFPTMSVYDNVAAGLKLNGSYKKSQLDDIVEKSLKGANLWNEVKDRLNKPGSGLSGGQQQRLCIARAIAVEPNVLLMDEPCSALDPISTLAIEDLIGELKERFTIVIVTHNMQQAARVSDRTAFFNLAAVGQPGKLIEIDDTERIFSNPSVQATEDYISGRFG
- the pstA gene encoding phosphate ABC transporter permease PstA; protein product: MSNATLSGKRPSSLRGATLPKWFPYLVAAGSVALGLGISAAAGLDSSIQWALIAALLFVLGTYGISARVEGRRQAKDRVATSLVWVAFLLAVIPLASLVWETVKRGVKVLDGYFLTHSMGVVTDTEPGGGIYHALLGTLEQVGLATLISVPVGVLTAIYLVEYGRGKLAKAVTFFVDVMTGIPSIVAGLFILSLWIVILGMGYSGFAGSMALSILMIPVVVRSTEEMLKLVPNELREASLALGVPKWRTILKVVVPTSIGGITTGVMLAIARITGETAPVLLLVWGTNFINSNPFSDPQASLPMYIYLQWANSGGSGAAYDRAWAAALTLIAFIMILNLGARGIARWKAPKTGR